One region of Paenibacillus polymyxa M1 genomic DNA includes:
- a CDS encoding xanthine phosphoribosyltransferase, whose protein sequence is MEVLKKRILNEGVIASDQVLKLDGLLNHQVDPELTMEMGREFAARFREEKITRVVTVESSGIAIGFATALELGVPLVFARRKKTLLADPDALCERVPSFTKGIVTDIMLSRQFIHEHDRVLFIDDIIANGDAARGMVKIIQRSGAELIGFGVAVEKMFQAGARTIREQGIRVESLVKISSLADGKIEFAE, encoded by the coding sequence ATGGAAGTATTAAAGAAACGAATTTTAAATGAAGGCGTGATTGCGTCAGATCAGGTGCTAAAGCTGGATGGATTGCTTAATCATCAGGTTGATCCAGAGCTGACAATGGAAATGGGACGAGAGTTCGCAGCCCGTTTCCGGGAAGAGAAAATCACCAGAGTAGTGACCGTGGAATCCTCAGGCATTGCCATCGGGTTTGCGACAGCGTTGGAGTTGGGTGTACCGTTGGTATTTGCTCGTCGTAAAAAGACTTTATTAGCTGATCCGGATGCGCTGTGTGAGCGTGTACCTTCGTTTACAAAAGGTATTGTCACAGATATTATGCTGTCACGCCAATTTATTCATGAGCATGATCGTGTGTTGTTCATTGATGATATTATCGCTAATGGCGATGCGGCTCGAGGCATGGTTAAAATTATTCAACGCTCTGGAGCGGAGTTGATTGGATTCGGAGTTGCGGTTGAAAAAATGTTTCAGGCTGGAGCGAGAACCATCCGTGAGCAGGGTATCCGTGTAGAATCATTGGTTAAAATTTCGTCGTTAGCTGACGGTAAGATAGAGTTTGCTGAATAG